GACCCAGAAAAACGGCGTATTCTATTAGTTCTGCTGCCTGCCCGTCAGTGAGAATTGCCATTATCAGCAGCACCGCATCAGCTCCCAGCAGTTTGGCCTCAAAAAGCTGATAGGGGTCTATCATAAAGTCTTTTCTGAGTAACGGCAGGTCTGTGGTCTTGCTGACATCACTAAGATAGTTCGGGCTGCCCTGGAAGAACTCACGGTCAGTCAGCACAGATATGGCGGAAGCTCCTGAAGCAGTGTATATCTGTGCAATCTCCAGGTGGTCAAAGCTGCTGCGAATCAGCCCTTTTGACGGTGAGGCTTTTTTGATTTCCGCAATCAGGGCCACCTCTCCATCCTTTCTCAATCCAGAGGCAAACTCTGCCTGCTGGCCATATTGTCCGGTCCCGTTTTGAATTAAAAG
This DNA window, taken from Phosphitispora fastidiosa, encodes the following:
- the trpC gene encoding indole-3-glycerol phosphate synthase TrpC, whose translation is MILDRIVAQKKLELDEMKRLVPFAELKVKCGLLIQNGTGQYGQQAEFASGLRKDGEVALIAEIKKASPSKGLIRSSFDHLEIAQIYTASGASAISVLTDREFFQGSPNYLSDVSKTTDLPLLRKDFMIDPYQLFEAKLLGADAVLLIMAILTDGQAAELIEYAVFLGLECLVEVHTEHELERALGLEVKLIGINNRNLQTFKTDLETTFRLKEMITDNEVTVISESGINTREDVLRLKEHGIHAMLVGEALMRETDIAAKIRQLLGNPMI